The region TCCGGTCATTGAAACGGTTAGGTCATGAGGTCCATATCATCGTGAGCAGATGGGGAGCTGTCACTCTGGCACGGGAAGCAGACACAGAACCAGCAGTTCTAACCAGAGAGGCAGATGCGGTCTACGATGAGAATGACCTGTCTGCCGGTCCGGCCAGCGGTAGCTTTAGACTCGACTCGATGGCTATCGTGCCCTGCTCCATGAAGACACTCGCCTCAGTCGCTCACGGACTCGCTGACAACCTGATCTCGAGAGCGGCAGACTGCTGTCTGAAGGAGCGACGACGA is a window of Candidatus Thorarchaeota archaeon DNA encoding:
- a CDS encoding UbiX family flavin prenyltransferase, with the protein product MASKRVLVCITGASGAIYGVRLLRSLKRLGHEVHIIVSRWGAVTLAREADTEPAVLTREADAVYDENDLSAGPASGSFRLDSMAIVPCSMKTLASVAHGLADNLISRAADCCLKERRRLVLVPRESPYSIVHLRNMLLASRAGAIILPASPPFWSRPKTVDDLVDGLVDRMLVHLGVTQNTELEWTPEE